A genomic segment from Ptychodera flava strain L36383 chromosome 8, AS_Pfla_20210202, whole genome shotgun sequence encodes:
- the LOC139138736 gene encoding uncharacterized protein has translation MEMLSDVTFSLSKINEGTLETGRAMDIADAILSALDNGLTILRTYNRVNSTTLEPEEHLIGVVIDTVERLSKFVLTSVTPGSGPIIFDTPSIVLHAETDTTEKISDTLVSLGDGNGFRIPPSATLNLTSGLTINLVAIRLKRTSLLTMEDISGLTDVLSLSFTERNGTRIQGDCISFVFSLQFNG, from the exons ATGGAAATGCTATCAGATGTTACTTTTTCACTATCTAAAATCAACGAAGGAACACTGGAAACAGGAAGAGCCATGGACATAGCTGATG CAATTTTGTCGGCACTGGACAATGGACTCACCATTTTGAGAACCTACAATAGAGTCAATAGCACAACTCTAGAGCCGGAAGAGCATTTAATAGGCGTTGTCATTGACACAGTGGAGCGTCTTTCGAAGTTTGTTCTCACCAGTGTCACACCTGGCAGCGGTCCCATTATCTTCGACACCCCATCTATCGTGTTACATGCGGAAACAGACACTACGGAAAAAATTTCCGACACTCTTGTATCCCTCGGAGATGGCAACGGTTTTCGGATTCCCCCAAGTGCCACGCTGAACCTGACTTCTGGTTTGACTATCAATCTTGTT GCCATTCGTTTGAAAAGGACATCACTGCTAACGATGGAAGATATAAGTGGTTTGACAGATGTGCTGagtttgtcgtttacggaaaggAACGGTACCAGGATTCAAGGTGATTGTATTTCGTTTGTTTTCTCACTCCAATtcaatggttaa